In Phragmites australis chromosome 17, lpPhrAust1.1, whole genome shotgun sequence, the following are encoded in one genomic region:
- the LOC133897132 gene encoding transcription factor RF2a-like produces MNKDKAPMPGDDGSASGLPPQSSRRAGAPPSSSTPPPEYDISRMPDFPTRNTGHRRAHSEILSLPDDLDLSAPGAGDGPSLSDENDEELFSMFLDVDKLNSSCGALSEAEAESSSAAAGEAEETGLGHAPRPRHQHSQSMDESMSINAEQLVGAPGMDGMSSAEAKKAVSAAKLAELALVDPKRAKRIWANRQSAARSKERKMRYISELERKVQTLQTEATTLSAQLALLQRDTTGLTTENSELKIRLQAMEQQVHLQDALNDTVKAEVQRLKVATGQVANGGGGMMMNFGTMPRPFGGNQQMFHNNQAMQSMMATHQLQQLQLHSQPQQQPMHPLQAPQLQQAAREFKMKGPMGMQGQWGDGKSGSSGS; encoded by the exons ATGAACAAGGACAAGGCTCCGATGCCGGGAGACGACGGCTCCGCCTCCGGCTTGCCTCCGCAGTCCTCGCGCCGTGCGGGGGCGCCGCCCTCTTCGTCGACCCCGCCGCCGGAGTACGACATCAGCCGCATGCCGGACTTCCCTACCCGGAACACGGGCCACCGGCGCGCACACTCCGAGATCCTGAGTCTCCCCGACGACCTCGACCTCAGCGCCCCCGGCGCCGGCGATGGGCCGTCGCTGTCGGACGAGAACGACGAGGAGCTCTTCTCCATGTTCCTTGATGTGGACAAGCTGAACTCATCGTGCGGGGCGTTGTCGGAAGCCGAGGCCGAGTCGTCATCTGCCGCGGCTGGCGAGGCTGAGGAGACCGGGCTGGGCCACGCGCCTAGGCCAAGGCATCAGCACAGCCAGTCCATGGACGAGTCCATGTCGATCAACGCGGAACAGCTGGTTGGGGCGCCGGGCATGGATGGGATGTCGTCCGCAGAGGCTAAGAAGGCAGTGTCCGCGGCGAAGCTTGCTGAGCTTGCTCTTGTCGACCCGAAGAGGGCGAAAAG GATTTGGGCTAACAGACAATCTGCTGCAAGATCAAAGGAAAGGAAAATGCGCTATATTTCTGAACTTGAGCGCAAGGTGCAAACCCTGCAAACAGAAGCAACAACATTGTCAGCTCAGCTGGCATTGCTGCAG AGAGACACCACTGGGCTAACAACTGAGAATAGTGAGTTGAAGATACGTCTGCAGGCCATGGAGCAACAAGTCCACTTACAAGATG CTTTGAACGACACTGTGAAAGCTGAGGTTCAGCGGCTGAAGGTAGCAACAGGACAGGTGGCCAATGGTGGTGGAGGGATGATGATGAACTTTGGCACCATGCCGCGCCCATTTGGAGGTAACCAGCAGATGTTTCACAACAACCAAGCGATGCAATCTATGATGGCGACGCATCagctgcagcagctgcagctccaCTCTCAGCCCCAGCAGCAGCCAATGCACCCGCTGCAGGCGCCGCAGCTCCAGCAGGCGGCAAGAGAGTTCAAGATGAAAGGGCCGATGGGCATGCAGGGCCAGTGGGGTGATGGGAAGTCAGGGAGCAGCGGCAGTTGA